From Cohaesibacter gelatinilyticus, the proteins below share one genomic window:
- a CDS encoding quaternary amine ABC transporter ATP-binding protein, protein MTQPMVSLRGLYKIFGARNKDVLHHVRDGMGKEELLTRHGHVLGLNNINVDMQAGEITVVMGLSGSGKSTLIRHLNRLIEPTAGEIIVQGEDVTGLSEDGLRHARQEKMSMVFQKFALLPHQTVLKNAGMPLSVRGVSETDCDKEAARWLDRVGLSGFENHYPAQLSGGMQQRVGIARALTANTPIMLMDEAFSALDPLIRTDMQDLLLELQKELHKTIIFITHDLDEALKLADHLVILKDGFVVQQGEPQHILLNPNDPYIEDFVSDINRARVLKVRSIMTPLGGGKVPKDAHGEVDVNDTLESMISRSGGDTSHAYIVKDGEQTVGTLDMTELVRALVPRVASEAGARQS, encoded by the coding sequence ATGACACAACCAATGGTCAGCCTTCGCGGCCTCTACAAGATTTTTGGTGCCCGCAATAAGGACGTGTTACACCATGTTCGGGATGGCATGGGTAAAGAGGAGTTGTTGACACGGCACGGGCACGTGCTTGGTCTTAACAACATTAACGTCGATATGCAGGCGGGAGAAATCACAGTGGTCATGGGGCTGTCCGGTTCGGGTAAGTCCACGCTCATCCGCCACCTGAACAGATTGATTGAACCCACTGCGGGTGAAATAATCGTGCAAGGTGAGGACGTGACAGGTCTGTCTGAAGACGGGCTGCGTCATGCCCGTCAGGAAAAGATGTCGATGGTGTTCCAGAAATTTGCGCTTTTGCCACACCAGACTGTGTTGAAGAATGCAGGAATGCCTCTGTCCGTGCGCGGTGTGTCCGAAACAGATTGCGATAAGGAGGCTGCCAGGTGGTTGGATCGTGTGGGGCTGAGTGGCTTTGAAAACCATTATCCAGCGCAGCTTTCCGGGGGCATGCAACAGCGAGTGGGCATTGCCCGAGCGCTGACCGCAAACACACCGATCATGCTGATGGATGAGGCTTTCTCGGCGCTTGATCCATTGATCCGGACTGATATGCAGGATCTGCTGCTGGAGTTGCAAAAAGAGCTGCATAAGACCATAATATTCATCACTCATGATCTCGATGAGGCGTTGAAGTTGGCTGATCATCTTGTAATCCTGAAGGATGGCTTCGTAGTACAACAAGGCGAGCCGCAGCATATCCTGCTGAACCCCAACGATCCTTACATCGAAGACTTCGTGAGTGATATCAATCGTGCACGGGTTCTGAAGGTTCGTTCGATCATGACCCCGCTTGGCGGTGGTAAAGTGCCAAAAGATGCCCACGGCGAAGTGGACGTGAACGACACGCTCGAAAGCATGATCTCGCGGTCTGGCGGGGATACGTCACACGCTTATATCGTAAAGGATGGGGAGCAAACGGTCGGCACCTTGGATATGACGGAACTGGTGCGCGCTCTTGTGCCTCGCGTCGCATCCGAGGCCGGTGCGCGTCAGTCCTGA
- a CDS encoding ABC transporter permease, which yields MAFYDKLFSALGLSEWCGTSDDKAPLSLADLAAQAGGEEASGRLLPIPSFDNLHESCNRIWQSRDVTNGIEDGFLAAKPVLKTVLDPITQPLSWMLDGALWLFEATPWFIMVPFLVIISWYASRSRPVTILVAASIMLLAVVDHYDVAMQTLSIIFVCTTISVLLGVPIGIAMSKSDRLQKSVVPILDLLQTLPTFVYLIPLIFLFSVTESKLYGIAIILYAIVPVIRLTDLGIRLVDRDVIEAADAFGMNDRQKLIRVQLPLALPNIMAGINQTIMMSLAMVVIASLVSAPGLGVNVLRGIRNLELGVGIVAGMGIVLLAVILDRVSKAALTRADKTQVKH from the coding sequence ATGGCCTTCTATGACAAGTTATTCAGCGCATTGGGTTTGAGCGAATGGTGTGGCACGTCAGACGACAAAGCGCCGCTTTCGCTGGCGGACCTTGCGGCGCAGGCAGGAGGAGAAGAGGCCTCTGGGCGACTATTGCCAATTCCCTCATTTGACAATCTTCATGAAAGTTGCAACCGCATATGGCAGTCGCGCGATGTAACCAACGGGATCGAAGACGGGTTTCTTGCAGCCAAACCGGTCCTGAAAACTGTTCTGGACCCGATCACACAACCACTGAGCTGGATGTTGGATGGCGCACTTTGGCTGTTTGAAGCGACGCCGTGGTTCATCATGGTCCCCTTTCTGGTGATTATTTCCTGGTACGCGTCGCGTTCGCGCCCTGTGACGATCTTGGTGGCCGCCTCTATTATGCTACTGGCCGTCGTAGACCACTATGATGTGGCGATGCAAACCCTGTCGATCATCTTTGTCTGTACGACGATATCGGTGCTTTTGGGCGTGCCCATTGGAATTGCCATGTCGAAATCTGACCGATTACAAAAAAGCGTTGTGCCAATACTTGATCTGCTGCAGACCTTGCCAACCTTCGTGTATCTGATCCCTCTGATTTTCTTGTTCTCGGTCACGGAATCCAAACTTTATGGGATCGCTATCATTCTTTACGCGATCGTACCGGTGATCCGTCTGACCGATCTGGGCATCCGTCTTGTAGACCGAGACGTGATCGAGGCGGCCGATGCCTTTGGTATGAATGATCGCCAGAAACTAATACGAGTACAACTCCCTTTGGCCCTGCCCAATATCATGGCCGGGATCAATCAGACCATCATGATGAGTCTTGCCATGGTCGTGATTGCTTCTCTGGTATCGGCACCAGGTTTGGGTGTGAACGTGTTACGCGGCATTCGAAACCTTGAGTTGGGCGTGGGCATCGTCGCTGGCATGGGTATCGTGCTGCTGGCAGTGATTCTTGATCGCGTATCCAAAGCAGCTCTCACACGGGCCGATAAAACCCAAGTCAAACATTAA
- a CDS encoding ABC transporter substrate-binding protein → MFKVSTVLGFVLAAIITTSAARANECGEVSIMQGDWGSAQIVTAVAKFLMEKGYGCEVTAMPLSGNPALASVSETGEPDILTEIWTNGAPAYQGLVDSGAIIPVTEVLSDGGVEGFFVPNYLVEEHPELATIEGIAANPELVGNRFHNCPEGWTCLNVSTNLMKAGGLIDAGIENFVHGSGETLAASIAAAYENKEPWFGFYWAPTSVLGKYPMTLVDMGPHDPEKHACNITAECETPAMSAFPRSEVVTVLSKEFMAENAEISDLMTNLSFTNAQMGETLAWVEDNNASYDEGAVHFLTTYKDVWGAWLNDAARNKLSALLQ, encoded by the coding sequence ATGTTCAAGGTTTCAACGGTTCTTGGATTTGTGCTTGCTGCGATAATCACTACCTCGGCAGCCCGGGCAAATGAATGTGGTGAAGTGTCCATCATGCAAGGTGATTGGGGGTCTGCGCAGATCGTCACCGCGGTTGCGAAGTTCCTGATGGAGAAAGGGTATGGGTGCGAGGTCACCGCAATGCCGCTCTCGGGCAACCCTGCGCTGGCATCCGTATCCGAGACCGGAGAGCCCGACATTCTGACTGAAATTTGGACAAACGGCGCGCCGGCTTACCAAGGGCTGGTTGATTCAGGTGCAATAATTCCTGTGACCGAAGTTCTATCAGATGGCGGTGTTGAAGGGTTCTTTGTTCCGAACTACCTTGTTGAGGAGCATCCGGAACTGGCAACAATTGAAGGCATCGCAGCCAACCCCGAACTCGTCGGAAATCGCTTTCACAACTGCCCCGAGGGATGGACCTGTCTAAATGTCAGCACCAACCTGATGAAGGCAGGCGGGCTGATTGATGCAGGCATTGAAAACTTCGTGCATGGATCAGGCGAAACCCTTGCGGCTTCGATCGCTGCCGCCTACGAAAACAAAGAACCGTGGTTCGGCTTTTATTGGGCACCGACATCGGTACTGGGCAAATACCCGATGACCCTGGTCGATATGGGCCCCCATGACCCTGAAAAGCATGCCTGCAACATCACAGCGGAATGCGAGACACCAGCAATGAGCGCCTTCCCTCGTAGTGAAGTGGTTACAGTTCTTTCCAAGGAATTCATGGCTGAAAACGCAGAAATCTCTGACCTGATGACAAATCTGTCCTTCACCAACGCACAGATGGGCGAAACGTTGGCATGGGTTGAAGACAACAATGCCTCCTACGATGAAGGCGCGGTGCATTTCCTAACAACCTACAAGGATGTTTGGGGGGCGTGGCTTAACGATGCTGCGCGCAACAAACTTTCCGCATTGCTGCAGTAA